One Polyangiaceae bacterium DNA window includes the following coding sequences:
- a CDS encoding ferritin-like domain-containing protein produces the protein MAKNTESGPLRRPTSWWLRMLQKRAERMYEEKLDLSEPIVWASEAERQAAIAFFNAAYRSEESGLRQAHELAEQVAAWDPELAECLRLYGNEEGWHRELLTEFLDYLGGTVRPMGRVTGTFFHLYAKAKRIETIVLTNLMFETIGSTTYRLALRRAKHPAVRHILTVLTRDESFHVPLNVHFLREALARQPNTSRLRLRAIFNLLYVALWLSAYASRRRAEAFDHIPFEVLSRAYAEHLARLFLKESDLDLRPPAFLLRLFGLSEDELHRGEDIIGIGVQAAEAAVDRHRVAVEAL, from the coding sequence ATGGCGAAGAATACGGAGAGCGGTCCGTTGCGGCGACCTACGTCCTGGTGGCTCCGCATGCTGCAAAAACGTGCCGAGCGGATGTACGAGGAAAAGCTCGACCTCTCGGAGCCGATCGTATGGGCGTCGGAGGCAGAACGACAAGCAGCGATCGCATTTTTCAACGCCGCCTATCGCTCCGAGGAATCCGGTCTTCGTCAAGCCCACGAGCTCGCCGAACAAGTTGCTGCATGGGATCCCGAGCTTGCCGAGTGTCTTCGCCTCTACGGGAACGAAGAAGGCTGGCACCGCGAGCTACTCACGGAATTTCTCGACTACCTCGGCGGCACCGTGCGTCCCATGGGCCGCGTAACGGGCACGTTTTTTCACCTTTACGCCAAGGCCAAACGTATCGAGACGATTGTCTTGACGAACCTCATGTTCGAGACGATCGGATCGACCACCTACCGCCTCGCGCTTCGTCGCGCCAAACATCCCGCTGTTCGGCACATCCTCACTGTCCTCACGCGTGACGAGTCGTTTCACGTACCGCTCAACGTTCACTTCTTGCGCGAAGCTCTCGCACGTCAGCCAAACACTTCGCGCTTGCGACTGCGCGCCATCTTCAACTTGCTCTACGTCGCGCTCTGGCTATCCGCCTACGCAAGCAGACGACGTGCAGAAGCGTTCGATCACATCCCGTTCGAAGTGTTGTCGCGCGCGTACGCGGAACATCTCGCGCGGCTCTTCCTGAAGGAGAGCGATTTGGATCTGCGTCCGCCGGCATTTTTACTGCGTTTGTTCGGTTTGTCCGAGGACGAGCTGCATCGCGGCGAAGACATCATCGGCATCGGCGTGCAAGCGGCCGAAGCGGCAGTCGATCGCCATCGCGTCGCCGTGGAAGCACTTTGA
- a CDS encoding ABC transporter ATP-binding protein, with product MDVPAIRAEHVTRVHDAGKGTRHALSDVDFMVNSGEFVAVLGPSGSGKSTLLSIIGGLDRAYQGKVFLWGDDIGVGTMSDTRLARLRGKHIGFVFQHFHLLSHLTVLENVTTPALFDPEADEALDVRRAKELLERLGLSDRTMDTPAELSGGQRQRVAIARALLRKPKLLLCDEPTGNLDAETGAQTIALFEELYRQDGLTIVAVTHEERLARVASRIVRLQDGRVATLENS from the coding sequence ATGGATGTTCCGGCCATCCGTGCAGAGCACGTCACGCGCGTACATGATGCCGGCAAAGGCACGCGCCACGCGCTCTCCGACGTCGACTTCATGGTGAACAGCGGCGAGTTCGTCGCGGTGCTCGGGCCGAGTGGCTCGGGCAAGAGCACGCTCCTCTCGATCATCGGCGGACTCGATCGTGCCTACCAGGGCAAGGTTTTTCTCTGGGGCGACGACATCGGCGTCGGCACGATGAGCGACACGCGCCTTGCGCGTCTCCGAGGCAAACACATCGGGTTTGTCTTTCAACACTTTCACCTGCTCTCGCACCTCACGGTGCTCGAGAACGTCACGACCCCGGCGCTCTTCGATCCCGAAGCGGACGAAGCGCTGGACGTTCGGCGAGCGAAGGAGCTGCTCGAACGACTTGGTTTGTCTGATCGAACCATGGACACGCCTGCGGAATTGTCTGGAGGCCAGCGACAACGCGTCGCGATTGCGCGGGCACTCTTGCGTAAGCCCAAACTTTTGCTCTGCGACGAACCTACGGGGAACCTGGATGCAGAAACCGGTGCGCAGACGATTGCTCTGTTCGAGGAGCTCTATCGGCAAGATGGCTTGACGATCGTTGCCGTGACGCACGAGGAACGTCTTGCGCGCGTTGCGAGCCGCATCGTTCGGTTGCAAGACGGGCGTGTCGCAACGCTGGAGAATTCATGA